Genomic DNA from Cloeon dipterum chromosome 3, ieCloDipt1.1, whole genome shotgun sequence:
GTCATCGATAAGTGAGCGATTTTTTTCATCCAGTTTTTGCACGATTTTCAGCCATTTAGGAAAACTGCTTATCCCAATTATTGCGCAAGAAATCGCATCCTCTCCGTTAGCATCGCTTGCAATGTTGAAATCAAAGTCAATCAAATAGCTGGCTATTTTGGCCGATCCTCTTAGCAAAGCGCAGCGCAAAGCGGTGTCCATCATTTTTGAGTCCATTTCATCAAGCTCGATCTGATCTTtcaaaaggtaaaataaattttccaggcCTGCAGATACAACTTGTATGAAAATCTCTTGTGTTGCATAATTGGTTTTGAATGTGTCAATCACAGATTTCTTGTAGGGCTCGTTGGCCGATACGAACATTTCAAGAGTTTTTAGGCATTGACTTACATCTCGTTCTTGTTTGAACCCtactttttctttcaattcttGAATGAAGTGCCTGCCTATTAAGAACTCGGCATAGCTTTTGTGAGCAAATGTGACGTTTTCGCCACTGCTGCTGACAATTGCTGAGGAATTGATGGTTTTAATGTCTTCGGGCATTGAAATGCTACCTTCGTTCATCCATTTCGCAGCAACGTTTTGTAGCAATCTAATCAATTcctctttttgctctttttcttgGTGCTGGTGCACTCTATTGCCCAAACTCATTGCGatagttttattgaaaatctgaTAAACGCTTTGCGCTTTTTCGCATTGGCAAATCATGCTTAAATAGAAAGGATTTTCTGTAACCCCAGGAATCTTAGAGAATTTTCTAAGCATATTCTGGTAGTCCATTTGGGTTTTTGACGGTTGATATATCCTCATTACATCAATTTGCTGCTTCCCCGTCAACTTATTGATTCcaatttgagtaattttgcGCCTCTCCAAAGCTTTTTCTACAGTTCTCTTCTCTTCGGGTGCTGTCGTTACGACTACCGGACATCCGCACTCGGCGATTTCCTTCAAAATATTCGAAATCCGATCGCGATGTTTTGGGCAGACTTCTTCGAATCCATCCAAGAGAATCATTGGCTTGTTTCGTTTTTGCAAGAGTAGTTTAACAGCATCGTTGGCCGCACTGGTGACTGTTGCAAGAAGCGATACCAGGCCGCAGCTTTGCCCTTTCGAAGCGAAGAAGTGGTGGAAGCGACTCAGCTGCACCAATATCACCTGCCTCTTATCATACAACGATTCTCTAAGACAGTGGGCGAGTTGGAGCATAAAGGTCGACTTTCCCATGCCGACTGCAGCGGTAAGGAGCCAAGTTCCACGGCtgcctaaaatatttatcagcaATTCATCATAGTTCTTGTTTTCGTTATCCAGTTGAAAAGTCGGCACGACGAAGTGGCGCGGCAATTCAGGAAAATCTAGAGAGAATTGCATCGTTGACGCCATCAGAGCCTTGCCGTTAGCGGCCATCAGCACCCTAGAGAACATCTCCTGCAGACTTCTTCCACTTCTCAGCTCGTAACTCTTCATTGTCTCAATGAGTTTGTCTGAAGTACCTTTAAACATGGTCACCggtattaaaaatgaactaaaaataaacaattctaGAAAATAGaaagtgcaaataaaatcgtttttttaattaaggtaAAATGAACTTTAGCTTATTGTGCCCGCTTTTACCAAGCTAAAGAGGCAATTAAAAGTATATAATAAGCAAATTTGTATTTCCTTTACAGCTTCAAATCAGatttaatgtaattatttttattttaacttcaattatttctaattaaatgatCATACGAATTaagtcatatttttatttaaaacatgtttaaaattcataatataccTTTTTAACAACTATATAGTTATTATTACCTTCATCACATGAGACCAAAGTCAGCCAACTGCTCAGATGATACGCGTTGCTTGccttttgttaaataaaaaatattagttcactaaaataatttttttatttgtacctTTGTGTGCATGCagtcaatttttgtgtttgaatgTGTCGGCTGattcaaaaagagaaatatttttggtttgccTGTCATAGTTTCTTCTTTGACAAATTTACAAACTATCTCTCCTATGGTAAGTGTCTTCCCCTTAGCCATGATGACGTTGATTTTTCCTTCATCATCTACTGCGATTCTCGCGAAAAATACTATCATCAAACAGCCAGGGATATCCTTTTTGAGTTTAActatcaaaatataatattttcaatttagaataatatacacgatttgatatttttggtaCCTTTTGAGAGAAAGTCGGGATTTTCTTTGGCAATGTTTCGCAGGGACGTCTCAAACTGTAGGTAGTATGTTAGTGCCGAGTAAAGGTTTTGCACTTGTTTGCTTTCAtgcgtgaaaaatatcatagcCCTGCGCATTGGCAGGCTTGCAGATTTTCTCtcccaagaaaaaaaatacttcaaatgCCTTTGGGGTGTTACTCTGTATCCAGGATGGGCATCTTTTTTCGTGCTTGAAggactggaaaataaatatatatcagtGAAAAGGAGACTATGATATTTTACCctgtggaaaaaattgaaagatttgttttttttttcagtttcccatgttcaatgaaatataatttaaaatctggatttcattttaaattttccagaatagcctcgtgtttgataaaaataaaattttaaaattaaagatttgataataaaattaccatgGCTGAATTACGAGTTGACGATGAGGATAGAGGTGGAATTCCGgcgtttgaaaattatgtgaGAAAGTagtgtttgaattttcatgaatCTGGTGGTGCACAATTGTAAGAATGTCAGCGAAACACGTTTCCCTCTCTAATTCATCAAACACATCGCAAGTACTTTGCACAAACCAGCTTCCTTTTCTTTTGCCTTTATCCTCTCTGTTAGCATATTGTGCTATAAAAAACTGATATTAAGCAATAGTATACCAATCAATGATGATACTTACTTTCCACAGTCGACGAAAAAATAGCCAGATTTTGATCATAATTTGGGACGAATGAAACTTGTGTTGCCTTTTTTACATCCTCGAGGGAATTGTTACTGTAATTTAGTGAACCATCCTCTACTTCCGCTGATCGGCAAGGCtgttaattgaattattataaattggtcataagatattttgaaaaatttcatcttttacGCCAAAATTGATGAATTTGAAACAACCACCAAAGTTCTTGAGCTGCAACAGTCTGGCATAAATTTCTTCCCTTTTGAAAGTAGAATTTGGATGTTCTGTGAAGATGATCCCTCCTTCGCTTCCGTGGGACAAAATGTACATAATAAAGAGTTGAGGAGGCGAGGAAGCATCGAAAAGCCTCAGTAGCTTTTTCTCTGACGATATTAGATCGAAAAGGTCCTGTTTTCGTGGAGAGGCCCACTCTCGAAAAGAGCAGTTTCTCTTCTCTTCGAAGGTTTGTCGTAATCGATCCACATCCTCCTCGTTGCCTTcccttttatcattttttagatttttaaaggCGTAATGAACCACTAGAACGAAAAcgctgaattttgaaattgtattacattagtttgaaaaatcggtccaaaattaattgaatcaaaCCTTGTCAATATCTCTTTCGTCccatttttgtctttaaaatATCCAAGCTTCACGGGACTCTTTTGAGGCATGTTGGACTGAAAcgtctaatttttgtttgccaaACTCGGGCCCCTTACTTTTGATGTCGTCATAAGAAGCTAAAGCGCGCCTCTCTGCACTCTCCAGGTTCAAGATTGAAGCAACTGACGAAATAGCTGAGgatgaaaaatgcaagaaattccGAACATTCTTCCGAGCCTTGACCTCtgtttcattaataaaatattgcgacactaaatttcttgattttttcgcacccgaacaataaaaaatatattttagaaacaCGTCCTTTGTACTGTACTTACGGTAACTAAAATTCTTGGTGAGTTCAaaatagaatattacattCAGAGTTCTAAGAACGGCATACAATAATTTAGGTTGTCAACTCGGCCGAAGCGTTGTCTTGAACTTAAAAGTTTCGATAAACACGGttattttttaccagtttttaTGACTTTTCTATATCGCACAGAGATAGCAGAGAAGTAAAAGTCCTATTTTTATCAGTTCTCTTCAGCATAGATTTTTTGCGGACTTAATCAGAATTCAGATCAAAGGTACACGCACAAAatttaggaatatttttggttCATATAATTGAAATCACTTGTGAAGTAATAGCATTAAATcacacataattaaaaattaacacattttCATTCCAATAAGAATAAGCAAGGAATATTTAGATGCGTCAATCCAAGCCAGAAGACTCAGAATCTACCTGCGTTTCTTAGTTTTACACTACCAGGTGGTATTTAATAGTTTCAGATGAAAATTTGAGTATGAAAgtctttaatatttgatttatctgatatttgtaaattagtaatttttatatcattatGTCTTAATCTAACTTAAAATAACGGTTTGTATACCAAACTTATAATATTTCAAGGAACCTTTACAATTGAATAATgctaaaatttcactttttggtAAAAACCATGAGGTGGATTTTTACCACTAAATACCAATTGGTAAATACTTGCGACCATAGATAAAAAAACTggtatttttaagtaaaatatacctttagaattttccaaaatttacacaggttgattttaaaacaccAACCTCCGGTTACGTAGTCATCCAAGCAGTATAATCTGTTCACTGAATGGCTTTTTTCTCTTGCATAGAGATAACAATTAACTTAGAAGACTTGAAGaattatacaaataattttgctaagttaagaaattatttacaactCCCACTATTCCGATAACACCTTAAAAAGTACAGGCTAACGGTTAACTGAATCTCTAATGCATATTTCGTAAGCGGCGCTATTTTCGCTactcaataaaataaaggtGTGGAGAGAGGATGTAAAATCGTCTGATAAGATAACAAGATATTTTGCTATAAGTGCTTCAGCTCTCATCCAATTCTTGAGATgcaatgttgaaaaaaaaaactctgatGTGTTCATTCAACTGAAAGCaatgcacagaaaaaaaattaaagttgtaacataataatataaactatttttattggcAGACCTAACTAATTTGTtagtttatttctttaatttagtccatttatttatttctttcattgataattagagaaaatttatgtaataCAATTCTTTAACaattaggaaattttacaaattgattatatttttcatatttttaggaTATTATCTCGATTGACGGCTCAGAAGCCTAATTTCCCCCTTTCATTTGGCGCCATCACCACTGAAGTACCGAAGAATGTCGCCAGATATCTACCTCATCCATTTATTGCAGCTGAGCCCTGTTGGCCGACCAATGAGCGAATGGAAAGCAGGTTGGCAACCAATGAGCGCGCTGCTCGTCTTGCCGCCTGTCACAGCCGCCTGCTCGCTCAGCCGTTCAAAAAAGGATCGTTTTCATCTCACGACTGCGAATTTTAATCGGCACAGGACGGGCCTCTTTATTGTTTTCATGTAAAACTTGCCAGAGGCGGCGTCCTCGAGTCGATCCGGCGGCCACCTTAGGAAGGCAAGTGCGTTCCTAGCCCGAGAAAGCGGCCGCTGCGAGTCATGGATGGCGAGTTGCAGTGAATCGACCAGGGCAATGCCTGCGGACTCGATGCAGAAGCTCGGCGACCTCGAGCTGGCCGAGAAGTTGAGGCGAGAGGACCCCGAGCATTATGCCACCCTGGTGCGGATGCACCTGTCCTTCGTGCTCGATCTGGCCGTCGAGGAGAGCGAGCCGGTCGAGAAGCAGAGCGGCAAGGCGGCCAAAAAATGGTTTGGCACCTCCAAGGTCCGGAAGCAGTCCAAGGGTGTGATGGAGGGCGCCCCCCTCACCCAGGAGGGAATCTGCCAGGTGTACCAGCTGATCGAGTTCCTCAAGGACGAGCCCAATATCACTCAGGAGGGAATTTTCAGGCGCAGCGGCAAAATATCCAGGCAGCAGGAGCTTAAGGCGCTGCTCAACCAAGGCCAAGCCCTCAACCTCGATCAGGGCAACTATTCCGTCCACGACTGCGCTTCGGTGCTAAAAAACTTCTTGGCCGACCTGCCCGAGCCGCTACTAACTGATGCACACTACCAGGCGTACTGTCAAGTGGCTGGTAAggtcaaatattaatttttaaaaacaaaaattatggattaaattatattgtttttcgTCGCTCAATTTGTTTCATCATGAACTGtcagtaaatttaaatctggaaCATTTGGTCTGTGTTAATGGCAGAATTTCTGTAGtcttacatttaaaattctctaatagggaaatttttttatgattgttTGGCCAGTAATTAAATGTTAAGCagatataataatatgtattgcAAACCAGTACggaatcaatatttttaatttttctctaatgtaatattttgaattattgcaaTACGATGAGCtgcaaaatcttaaaaatgctcTAAATACAtctaaagatttatttttctatgaagCATCAAAGACATCATGCTACTGGCCTATTATGTATCTATTCCATAAAATCCCTtgcgagtaaaaataaaatttcaactttgcaGAAATGTGTTCAACCGACAATACAGAGGCTGAAGAGCCCGTTCGGCTGCTGCGGTCACTGCAGCTTCTGCTTTTGGACCTTCCTTCCGAGAACAAGGCGCTGGTGACCGACCTGCTGTTAATGTTGAACCAGGTGGCCAGCCACGaggacaaaaacaaaatgtcgGTTGACAACCTGTCGACGCTCTTCACGCCCCACCTGCTGTGCCCGAGGAAACTGTCACCAGAGGAGTTTCACGCCAACTCGCAGCTCATGTCCAGGGTCGTCTCCTTTATGATCAAACAGGGCAACAACATGTTCAAAGTGCCGCCCAAACTGGCCACGGACGTTCGGGCCTACTGGGCTGACAAGGACAAGGTTTGTCTCTGCtagggttgcatttttttgtttttgctttttttattggaaattacttttaaatgcTCAAGCAAAGCCGCaccattttgttaaaataattcatatttatgcTTAATTTGCTTTAACAGGCGAAGGAGGAGCATGAGGCTGTGACGACGGTGTTTAGTTTTGTGGACAGGCAGCTGACAGCCGAGGCAAACTCAAGTAATCCAACCGAAGCGGCGCTGGCGCAGCTGTATGCGCACATCCAGTCGTTGCCAGAATCAGCCAACAAGCGCCGCCTTGTCAAGCAGTTTAATAAGGAGAATGGACAGGGAACGCCACTTGTGAAGAAGCAACCAAATGCCAGGAGCCTTGGAGACTCTATCAAGGTTAGTGTTTTTTCTAAAGGgaaaggttaaatttaaatttcataatgatcatatttcataaattttttcattgctatTTTATAcacaagttaaaattatcGGTAAAAAGtgctattttaatatatatgcaGATAAGAATTATTGCGTTATACCCCTTGATTTTTCCCTGAAATTCTTACAATTTACCTAAATTGATAAAAGTTCTTAGTTTTATAGAAAATCACTATTTGTTAAAGTTAAACACATactgtataaaaattaacaaaatgggctttcaaattttaactctgAGTGTCTCTCTATGACCCatgatttgatttcaattttaaaactattccTCCTCTTTCTCAGAGACACATTTTTACCAAAGCTTTGAAGCGATACAAGCAGCAGGAGAAGAGTGCCTCCGCCGACGACCTGCTGAAGGTGAGTCCTGTTTCTCACAAAGTAACCCTTAGGATTCGACGGTTTTGTTTTTCGGCGTTACCATTGAATCCGTGTATAAAggtggaaattttataatttgatgaTTTAGTGCTTTCTTTATACCTTAAGTATaatggcaaaaatttcaaaattgattaaaaatatatttttgcttaaattagCTGAAATATTGCCTCTAGACATTGTTCAATGAGACGAATCGATTGGTGGATCATTTTTGCTATATAGGTAAAACCTAATAATTCCCATAATATGGGTTTGTTCTAGATTttgtcagttttaattaattatcgtAGATAATAACCAAAACATAACCaaacatattctgaaagctgattgaatctatttttaacACGATGGCAAACATtccttttgatatttttccccctgaaaaattaatctgttcACATTAAATCATTTCGCCTAAAACTCAATTGTTAAATTGTTAGTTTGCCTAATTCCGCTACAAAAAATCCACTTCCAGGTGTCGAATGAGGAGAAGAAGACGGAGGCGACGAGCAAGTCTAGCCTAAGAGTGAGCGATTCCGATGCTTCCGTCCCTGATACTAACCCTGGCGCGTCCGGTGGTGAAAGCGCCCCGACGCCAAACACTAACCCTGTCTCCTCCTCCCCGCTCTTTAACACGCCGTCGCTGCGCACGGCGTTCAATAACAAATCGGTCTCGCCCATCACCATGTCCGCGCAGCGAATGCCCAGGTGTATGCAGGTAAGACTGGTGCAGCAGCTGCCGCACGCTGGACGTGGACACCTGGACACTGCAGGGCGCTCGAGGTCGCATGTGGGGCACCGCTCTCTTAACCACGCACGCTGCTTTACCCTTTTTTCCTTCCCTCGTCACTTAGAGATTAGTTTCAATTGGATCCCTGCAATTCCTTAGTATTTCTTGTTTTCTAAGTTTTTTTGGCATGAGTTGATTTTTCGTGACACTAGACGTTCAAGTTTTAAGTTATTCTTATGTTCCTTTAGCCCTGGATAAACTCATCCAAATTTTGGAGACAAAAAGGTCCATTAAAGtatcataattaataaatatttgggtCGAAAATGCTCTGATCTTGCAAGTATGCACTCTTTAAAGGCAAATGATTCAGGATTGCATTTTCTTACCATTCGGTTTTTTCACTATtggttttcccttttttaatttttaccgatTTCTCGCATCAgaagtgcaataaattaactttctgATTTTCCccaataaaaatccaaaatttacggTCATAggtgtttttaaaatctgctGCTGAAAGATGCACTGTACCGCCAAATTTATAGATATTCTGAAGAAATGGTTTGTCGTGAAGTAATTattatcctttttttatttgtgtaaaaGTTTAAAGATTTTGTAAGTATCCTCACCTCAGAACGTATTAGGTATCTAATTTGTATAGTTAggtattttagattttcattaaCTAAAGATTTAACTTAATTGATGCTACGCAAAAAATGCAagtaaatttgcttttgacaGTTggtaaaaagatatttttcgtTCTTAGATGAATTTAAACACGCCTTGCCTttacgaaaattaaatgacaagCTTTGACTGCAAATATTTCTTTGGAAGCTTGTTTGCCAGGGAGAAAAGCaagattaataataatatctgaAGCTCcagaaaaatcattattacCTCAATGAAACCAAGTCTTCATGAACCAATACTGTAAATTTAGGACCGGCCTTAGATAATGACACAAACCCCACGATTTTTTAGTTCAGTATCACGTGTGTTTTATAGCTAGTCCATTATTTAACCACCGTTCCCCTTATTAACCTGATTTATGCATATGGCAGGACGCTATGATGACCCCTCGAAGCCGAAAGCCGGTGTTGGTGCTGTCGAGCTCCAATCTGTCGCCACTGGCGTCGCCGTGGAAGGCGGTGCCGTCGAGCCTACTGCAAGAGGCGGCCGAGGAGGGCGACGGCGATGACACGTCGCTCAGTTCGACCTTCAAGGAGTACCTGCAGAGTCGCAGCGTGCTGACCGCCAGCCCAGTCAGCCTGTCGTGCGACGCGAGTCCCGAGAAACTAAGCAATTCGCTGCTCTACTGCCTTGACGGCAACGACCCatccgccgcctccacctccGCCTCGTACGTCACCACCCTGAGCAACGAGTCCAGCTCGAGCTCTGGATCGCGGAAGCGCGCCTGTGACGACAGCCTCTTTGCAGACCACTCCGTGTCATTGTCGAGCGACTCGGCAAAGAAGAGCACCCTAGAGTCATCTTACTCCTCCACCATGGGCTCCAGCATCATCAGGGAGACTTCCTTGTGACATCACCCACCctaaaatccaatttgaatGTTGGTTTCAAGGGTAATACCCTTGTGTTCAGCCAAAGTTAATCTTCCACTTCTTGAAACTTTAGTAATCTCATTGCtgtttgaattattcaaatgagccCTAGTGATCTGttgtagaaatattttctgtttctcTTCTTCACAGTTCTTTTGTATTAATCCCAACAGCTGacaattaaaactattataGTGATGACATGTGCCTGAAAAAGGTGTTTTATGATatgtaaagaataaatttttcgtaTATTAtgtcaattaatttaagtttcaatCCAACTCTCCAGCCatagaattcaaattaaacactTCGTTCCGCACCACACATTCACTCTCATTTTCAAGTCTGTTCAAAATTCGTCTGTAATTAGCTCA
This window encodes:
- the RhoGAP54D gene encoding rho GTPase-activating protein 19 isoform X2; protein product: MASCSESTRAMPADSMQKLGDLELAEKLRREDPEHYATLVRMHLSFVLDLAVEESEPVEKQSGKAAKKWFGTSKVRKQSKGVMEGAPLTQEGICQVYQLIEFLKDEPNITQEGIFRRSGKISRQQELKALLNQGQALNLDQGNYSVHDCASVLKNFLADLPEPLLTDAHYQAYCQVAEMCSTDNTEAEEPVRLLRSLQLLLLDLPSENKALVTDLLLMLNQVASHEDKNKMSVDNLSTLFTPHLLCPRKLSPEEFHANSQLMSRVVSFMIKQGNNMFKVPPKLATDVRAYWADKDKAKEEHEAVTTVFSFVDRQLTAEANSSNPTEAALAQLYAHIQSLPESANKRRLVKQFNKENGQGTPLVKKQPNARSLGDSIKRHIFTKALKRYKQQEKSASADDLLKVSNEEKKTEATSKSSLRDAMMTPRSRKPVLVLSSSNLSPLASPWKAVPSSLLQEAAEEGDGDDTSLSSTFKEYLQSRSVLTASPVSLSCDASPEKLSNSLLYCLDGNDPSAASTSASYVTTLSNESSSSSGSRKRACDDSLFADHSVSLSSDSAKKSTLESSYSSTMGSSIIRETSL
- the LOC135940427 gene encoding uncharacterized protein LOC135940427 is translated as MPQKSPVKLGYFKDKNGTKEILTSVFVLVVHYAFKNLKNDKREGNEEDVDRLRQTFEEKRNCSFREWASPRKQDLFDLISSEKKLLRLFDASSPPQLFIMYILSHGSEGGIIFTEHPNSTFKREEIYARLLQLKNFGGCFKFINFGPCRSAEVEDGSLNYSNNSLEDVKKATQVSFVPNYDQNLAIFSSTVETQYANREDKGKRKGSWFVQSTCDVFDELERETCFADILTIVHHQIHENSNTTFSHNFQTPEFHLYPHRQLVIQPCPSSTKKDAHPGYRVTPQRHLKYFFSWERKSASLPMRRAMIFFTHESKQVQNLYSALTYYLQFETSLRNIAKENPDFLSKVKLKKDIPGCLMIVFFARIAVDDEGKINVIMAKGKTLTIGEIVCKFVKEETMTGKPKIFLFLNQPTHSNTKIDCMHTKASNAYHLSSWLTLVSCDEGTSDKLIETMKSYELRSGRSLQEMFSRVLMAANGKALMASTMQFSLDFPELPRHFVVPTFQLDNENKNYDELLINILGSRGTWLLTAAVGMGKSTFMLQLAHCLRESLYDKRQVILVQLSRFHHFFASKGQSCGLVSLLATVTSAANDAVKLLLQKRNKPMILLDGFEEVCPKHRDRISNILKEIAECGCPVVVTTAPEEKRTVEKALERRKITQIGINKLTGKQQIDVMRIYQPSKTQMDYQNMLRKFSKIPGVTENPFYLSMICQCEKAQSVYQIFNKTIAMSLGNRVHQHQEKEQKEELIRLLQNVAAKWMNEGSISMPEDIKTINSSAIVSSSGENVTFAHKSYAEFLIGRHFIQELKEKVGFKQERDVSQCLKTLEMFVSANEPYKKSVIDTFKTNYATQEIFIQVVSAGLENLFYLLKDQIELDEMDSKMMDTALRCALLRGSAKIASYLIDFDFNIASDANGEDAISCAIIGISSFPKWLKIVQKLDEKNRSLIDDFTEEKICLAAEFAKAETFRWLVARTKINITKIRKRIIKNAYKNQQHGLKIIEYVNSAILTKQEKMDSFVINKLLAAASVADVQTCDRLLNEGQDVSAKCQEFGATALHHATVNKEHGVGLISFFVQRGLRTDATDRDGETPIHYAVWAGNFQHAKELIQFSDHGYNLLQFFVVENNLELAKRVHQDDRNLINEVGEFSIFHLAASHADVAMCKWLVKEGADATSECRNLKYTALHYASKNKSFGKDIVHFLVDSLGLDVNKRSVNDETPLHCALSEINIEVAEELLDLNAESLRVKIGENTLIHYCMRWNKLTSAQFIHARDVGMVKELGKNRKSSLHVAAQYADLETNSWLVDLGVDPLIECGTKNKGTALHYVGFNRIHGVQLVEFYVSKGLKVDGNTRINPLHFALSKGNVNVAEKLLQLGANLRVKLKDFNLLHYSVIKNRLESAQFVHSKNSEMIKEDGRQGMNALHLAAQHADLRMCKWLVEQCNNMLVAFDCFSVRESAQLNKSHSEEIMQYFTDLIVLKY
- the RhoGAP54D gene encoding rho GTPase-activating protein 19 isoform X1; its protein translation is MASCSESTRAMPADSMQKLGDLELAEKLRREDPEHYATLVRMHLSFVLDLAVEESEPVEKQSGKAAKKWFGTSKVRKQSKGVMEGAPLTQEGICQVYQLIEFLKDEPNITQEGIFRRSGKISRQQELKALLNQGQALNLDQGNYSVHDCASVLKNFLADLPEPLLTDAHYQAYCQVAEMCSTDNTEAEEPVRLLRSLQLLLLDLPSENKALVTDLLLMLNQVASHEDKNKMSVDNLSTLFTPHLLCPRKLSPEEFHANSQLMSRVVSFMIKQGNNMFKVPPKLATDVRAYWADKDKAKEEHEAVTTVFSFVDRQLTAEANSSNPTEAALAQLYAHIQSLPESANKRRLVKQFNKENGQGTPLVKKQPNARSLGDSIKRHIFTKALKRYKQQEKSASADDLLKVSNEEKKTEATSKSSLRVSDSDASVPDTNPGASGGESAPTPNTNPVSSSPLFNTPSLRTAFNNKSVSPITMSAQRMPRCMQDAMMTPRSRKPVLVLSSSNLSPLASPWKAVPSSLLQEAAEEGDGDDTSLSSTFKEYLQSRSVLTASPVSLSCDASPEKLSNSLLYCLDGNDPSAASTSASYVTTLSNESSSSSGSRKRACDDSLFADHSVSLSSDSAKKSTLESSYSSTMGSSIIRETSL